Proteins from one Prevotella sp. E2-28 genomic window:
- a CDS encoding translocation/assembly module TamB domain-containing protein has product MKKRLKYIAIGAIVAVITILALPLLIYVPPIQNWLVQQVASIASEQTGYDITIKHVDLDFPLDLGVDGITVAQQGDTIADIRRAVVGVGILPLLEGDVSIDNLELQGAHINTLDLISDVQVKGFWELFALSPSKIQLNNSHVKLGDALLSDADITVLLSDTAAVDTTESEPLLWLIDVNHIKIQNSKFKIHLPGDSMLIGLSAEQMEANGSHINLADEHYGIDKFSWQNGTFLFDMPFEPRMEPGLLDYFHMDVSNINWNIDSLLYASPITKMNVRHAAMKDICGLTINELKGPVTLDEKGIRLPSLTLQTPFTNIYARADVDFSVADSIAPGQMNVMMDAQMGKQDVAWFYNGIDLSRLPDWPLHLKGEVKGNVQHTAFNIQQLSWPTLLEANARGTIENMLDTDHLKADASLYAKTYNLQPLLATFDVSTTDFRIPSGLSIEGDVHADGPCYTASMLAREGRGTAKMSAFFDASKLAYDAQANVQDVDLSHFLPNYQLSTLNSQLSVAGKGTDFLQTSTWFNADIKINHLGYEQRNLDDIKLQAHVKNGHTMIDLLSCNDLVDGTLNMDATLKKEGKIDWINSTLSMEMSHIDLYALGIVPDPLTIGLSGDFEVNSNLNDSHKLSGLVDHVSLRDSVKVYRPEKVGILMNLTPDTTYLRAQSGTLIIKLDASGGYQPLFAKLSALGDSAVSQFNRRVIDQLSLKQMLPEARLYLSSGRDNPMSDFLKSVANTDFKELLIDVNTSPTTGVNGEAHIFSLNADSTRIDTIYVTLKDRPNRGLTFQSRIANNRRNPQFIFTALVDGHIQEHGITLGLRFFDDKNQLGLRIGSKIDMEANGLRFHLLPSNPTIGYRVFTLNDDNYLFLQNNLRLQAKVNLLAEDGTGVRVYSEDQDSTLLQDLTVSLNRFDLDKVTAAIPYMPHITGMLDGDYHLMMDEKKQISVASDMQVRNMTYEGCPMGNLSTEFVYMQREDDTHAVEGSLAQNGREVMTFTGNYRNKKVTDGHEHVDGTLTLMRAPLDLLNGFIPDQLIGFEGYAEGEMSVVGSLSKPDVNGELYVDSAFLISQPYGIRMRFDNDPVRIQNSKLLLENFTMYAYNDNPLNMMGNIDFSDLDHMTMDLRMRATNYQLINSKQTAKSIAYGKGFVNFYAVMNGPLEHLKMRGRLDVLGTTDLTYLLLDSPLSTNNQLDELVKFTDFSDTTQTVVQRPAPGGLDMDLRISIDPGVHVKCGLNPDLSNYVDLFGGGDLRMVYNNIDDLRLTGRYTLNSGEMKYSLPVIPLKTFSIQDGSYVEFTGEAMDPTLNITATEHTTANVGQEGEQSRSVEFNCGVAITGTLNNMGLEFIIEAPEDYTVNSELSAMSTEQRSKLAVTMLTTGMYLADGNTSGFSMNSALSSFLESEINNITGNALKSVDLSVGLNNTTDAAGQSHTDYSFKFAKRFWNNRLKVQIGGKVSSGNEAAAQNGQNQSFFDNVTMEYRLSPTSNQYVKLFYDQNSYDWLEGYTSKYGGGYIWKKKLQTLSELIKPTPTTPLREGGMRRMTNDSIRTQRPQRDENR; this is encoded by the coding sequence ATGAAGAAACGTCTAAAATATATTGCCATCGGAGCCATCGTAGCGGTGATTACCATTCTGGCCCTACCGCTGCTCATCTATGTGCCGCCCATTCAGAACTGGCTGGTGCAGCAGGTGGCAAGTATTGCTTCGGAACAGACCGGCTACGACATCACAATTAAGCATGTTGACCTGGACTTCCCATTAGACCTTGGCGTTGACGGCATTACTGTAGCCCAGCAGGGTGACACGATAGCCGATATCCGCAGAGCTGTAGTGGGCGTAGGCATCCTTCCCTTATTGGAAGGCGACGTTTCTATAGACAATTTAGAATTACAAGGAGCGCACATCAACACGCTCGACCTCATATCTGATGTTCAGGTAAAAGGCTTTTGGGAACTGTTCGCACTGAGTCCCAGCAAAATACAGTTGAACAATAGCCACGTCAAGCTGGGCGATGCTTTACTTTCTGATGCTGACATCACCGTGTTGCTCAGCGATACTGCCGCCGTTGACACTACTGAATCAGAGCCCCTACTCTGGCTCATTGATGTGAACCACATCAAAATTCAAAATTCAAAATTCAAAATTCATCTACCTGGCGACTCGATGCTCATCGGGCTGAGTGCCGAGCAGATGGAGGCCAACGGCAGTCATATCAACTTGGCTGACGAACACTACGGCATAGATAAGTTCTCATGGCAAAACGGCACGTTCCTGTTTGACATGCCCTTTGAGCCCCGTATGGAGCCAGGACTGCTGGACTATTTCCACATGGATGTCAGCAATATCAACTGGAATATAGACTCCCTGCTCTATGCCAGTCCTATCACTAAGATGAACGTACGCCATGCGGCCATGAAAGACATCTGCGGACTGACCATCAACGAGCTGAAAGGCCCTGTCACCCTTGATGAAAAGGGCATCCGACTTCCTAGTCTCACCCTTCAGACGCCCTTCACCAACATCTATGCAAGGGCAGATGTAGATTTCAGCGTAGCTGACTCCATAGCCCCTGGGCAGATGAACGTGATGATGGACGCCCAGATGGGAAAACAGGACGTTGCATGGTTCTACAACGGTATAGACCTGAGTCGCCTGCCCGACTGGCCCCTGCATCTCAAAGGTGAGGTGAAAGGCAACGTGCAACATACTGCATTCAATATTCAGCAGCTCTCTTGGCCCACGCTCCTGGAAGCCAACGCCCGCGGCACAATAGAAAATATGCTGGACACCGACCATCTGAAGGCCGATGCCTCCCTTTATGCCAAGACCTACAACCTACAGCCCCTGTTGGCTACTTTCGATGTATCTACCACAGATTTCCGCATCCCCTCTGGCCTAAGCATCGAGGGTGACGTACATGCTGACGGTCCCTGCTATACAGCCAGTATGCTGGCACGCGAAGGAAGGGGCACAGCAAAGATGAGTGCATTCTTTGATGCCAGCAAGCTGGCATACGATGCTCAAGCCAATGTGCAAGATGTGGACCTAAGCCACTTCCTGCCCAACTATCAGCTCTCAACGCTCAACTCTCAGCTATCGGTTGCAGGAAAAGGCACAGACTTCCTGCAGACCAGCACGTGGTTTAATGCCGACATCAAAATCAATCACTTAGGCTATGAGCAACGAAATCTAGACGATATCAAGCTGCAGGCTCACGTCAAGAACGGACATACCATGATTGACCTGCTTTCATGTAACGACCTTGTTGACGGCACGCTCAACATGGATGCCACCCTAAAAAAAGAAGGAAAGATAGACTGGATCAACTCCACGCTCTCAATGGAGATGAGCCATATAGACCTCTATGCCCTGGGCATCGTGCCAGACCCGCTGACCATCGGACTATCGGGCGACTTTGAGGTAAACAGCAACCTAAACGACAGTCACAAGCTGAGCGGACTCGTTGACCACGTCTCGCTACGCGACTCCGTCAAGGTGTACCGTCCTGAGAAGGTGGGCATCTTGATGAACCTGACCCCCGATACCACTTATCTGAGGGCGCAGAGCGGCACGCTCATCATCAAACTCGATGCCAGCGGAGGCTATCAGCCACTCTTCGCAAAACTTTCAGCACTGGGCGATAGTGCCGTCTCACAGTTCAACCGCCGTGTTATTGACCAACTGTCGCTGAAACAGATGCTACCCGAGGCCCGTCTCTACCTAAGTAGCGGACGCGACAACCCCATGTCCGACTTCTTGAAATCAGTGGCTAATACCGATTTCAAAGAACTGCTCATCGACGTAAATACCTCGCCCACCACTGGCGTTAACGGCGAGGCCCATATCTTCAGTCTCAATGCCGACTCCACCCGCATTGACACCATCTACGTGACGCTGAAAGACCGTCCCAACCGCGGCTTAACCTTCCAGAGTCGCATAGCTAACAACAGGCGCAACCCGCAGTTCATTTTCACCGCCTTGGTCGATGGTCATATACAGGAGCACGGCATCACCCTCGGACTGCGTTTCTTTGACGACAAGAACCAGTTGGGTCTGCGCATAGGCTCGAAAATCGATATGGAAGCCAACGGTCTGCGCTTCCACCTGCTGCCCAGCAATCCTACTATCGGCTATCGGGTCTTTACGCTTAACGACGACAACTACCTGTTCCTCCAAAATAACCTGCGCCTGCAGGCCAAGGTCAACCTCTTGGCGGAAGACGGCACTGGTGTAAGGGTCTATTCCGAAGACCAGGACTCCACCCTGCTGCAAGACCTCACCGTCAGTTTGAATCGCTTTGACTTGGACAAAGTCACTGCTGCCATCCCTTACATGCCCCATATCACTGGAATGCTCGATGGCGACTACCACCTGATGATGGACGAGAAGAAGCAAATCTCCGTGGCCAGCGACATGCAGGTAAGGAACATGACCTACGAAGGTTGTCCCATGGGTAACCTCAGCACGGAGTTCGTCTATATGCAGCGCGAGGACGACACCCACGCCGTAGAAGGCTCGTTGGCTCAAAATGGTCGTGAGGTGATGACCTTCACTGGCAACTACCGCAACAAGAAAGTGACCGACGGTCATGAGCATGTAGATGGTACGCTGACCCTGATGCGGGCACCGCTCGACCTGCTCAACGGATTTATCCCCGACCAGCTCATTGGCTTCGAGGGCTATGCCGAAGGTGAGATGAGCGTGGTGGGCTCGCTCAGTAAGCCCGACGTCAACGGTGAGCTCTATGTCGATTCTGCCTTCCTCATCAGCCAGCCCTACGGCATCCGTATGCGCTTCGACAACGACCCCGTACGCATCCAGAACTCCAAGCTGTTGCTCGAGAACTTCACCATGTATGCCTACAACGACAACCCGCTGAACATGATGGGTAATATCGATTTCAGCGACCTTGATCACATGACCATGGACCTGAGGATGCGAGCCACCAACTATCAGCTAATCAATTCCAAACAAACGGCCAAGTCGATAGCCTATGGCAAGGGATTCGTGAATTTCTATGCTGTCATGAATGGTCCACTGGAACATCTCAAGATGCGAGGCCGACTGGATGTGCTGGGCACCACCGACCTGACCTACCTGCTGCTTGACTCACCACTGTCAACCAACAACCAGTTGGATGAACTGGTAAAATTCACCGATTTCAGCGACACCACACAGACCGTCGTACAGCGTCCTGCCCCTGGCGGACTCGACATGGACCTGCGCATCAGCATTGATCCTGGCGTCCACGTAAAATGCGGACTTAATCCTGACTTGAGCAACTATGTAGATCTCTTTGGAGGCGGTGACCTGCGTATGGTCTATAATAATATTGACGATTTGCGCCTCACAGGTCGCTACACTCTGAATAGCGGTGAGATGAAATACTCACTGCCCGTCATCCCCCTGAAGACATTCAGCATTCAGGATGGCAGCTACGTAGAATTCACAGGCGAAGCCATGGATCCCACGCTTAACATCACGGCTACCGAGCATACCACAGCCAATGTTGGTCAAGAGGGCGAGCAATCACGCAGCGTGGAATTCAACTGTGGTGTGGCCATCACTGGCACGCTGAATAACATGGGACTGGAATTCATCATTGAAGCCCCCGAGGACTACACCGTCAACAGCGAGCTCAGCGCCATGTCCACCGAACAACGCAGCAAACTCGCCGTCACCATGCTGACCACAGGCATGTATCTGGCTGATGGCAACACGAGCGGATTCTCCATGAACTCGGCACTCAGCTCGTTCCTTGAGAGCGAGATTAACAACATCACTGGCAACGCCCTTAAGAGTGTAGATCTGAGCGTAGGTCTGAACAACACCACCGATGCTGCCGGCCAGTCACATACCGACTATTCGTTCAAGTTTGCCAAGCGTTTCTGGAACAACCGACTGAAGGTGCAGATTGGCGGAAAGGTTTCCTCTGGCAACGAGGCTGCCGCGCAAAACGGCCAGAACCAGTCGTTCTTCGATAATGTCACAATGGAGTATCGCCTGAGCCCCACTTCCAACCAGTATGTCAAGCTGTTCTATGACCAGAACTCCTACGACTGGCTTGAAGGCTACACCAGCAAATACGGCGGTGGTTATATCTGGAAGAAGAAACTGCAGACGCTTAGCGAGCTCATC